In one window of Comamonas testosteroni DNA:
- a CDS encoding MHYT domain-containing protein: MLAQFFWSPSADAHVLKGEYDPFLVTLSLAVCWIASGQALRHAAFARLATSRQLRNWSIVSGSLALGIGIWAMHFIGMLAYSMHAAVQYDLLVTVFSIIPGIAASAVALALLAHNELHIRQLALGGLTVGIGIAAMHYSGMAAMRMPATHQYSPLWFAISLIVGVALATLALWIRFGLARFNLKQDHWRKTLAAIIMGAAISGMHYTAMLALRVTAEHETHDAASSNDRLILALTIAVITLLFGGLIAQANALIQYRSRWQKVDMNEARLQALVNMAADGIICIDSRGCVTDYNPAAEVIFGWSRDEVLSQNVKMLMPAALFNQHDHYLEQHEAGQRNNAPPLKNKISEVLGQHKDGTLIPMRLALSQAEARGQRMYVGLLTDLSDRKRTERQLHIAATVFNHSFEGMVVLDANRKIVDINPAFARISGLNRQGAKNKEFSSLFIQDDDNTAVQWSQIWTEIGKKGHWQGLRVMHHDRNRHQISLTAVRDEQHRLHHYIAVCYQSIDIPLGATI; encoded by the coding sequence ATGCTGGCGCAATTTTTCTGGAGCCCGTCTGCCGATGCACACGTGCTCAAGGGTGAATATGACCCCTTCCTCGTGACCTTATCGCTGGCAGTTTGTTGGATTGCCTCCGGTCAAGCTTTGCGCCATGCTGCTTTTGCCAGATTGGCCACGTCAAGGCAGTTGCGCAACTGGTCCATTGTGAGCGGCTCGCTGGCACTAGGCATAGGCATCTGGGCCATGCATTTCATTGGTATGCTCGCTTATTCGATGCATGCTGCAGTTCAGTATGATTTGCTGGTCACCGTCTTCTCCATCATCCCAGGCATCGCGGCATCAGCAGTGGCCCTTGCCTTGCTGGCCCACAATGAACTCCATATCAGGCAATTGGCGTTAGGTGGCTTGACTGTTGGTATCGGCATTGCTGCCATGCATTACAGCGGTATGGCGGCAATGCGCATGCCTGCCACGCACCAGTATTCACCACTGTGGTTTGCCATCTCTCTCATTGTTGGCGTAGCGCTGGCCACCTTGGCGCTCTGGATTCGTTTCGGGCTGGCACGCTTCAACCTCAAACAAGACCACTGGCGCAAAACACTGGCGGCCATCATCATGGGCGCCGCGATCTCGGGCATGCATTACACGGCCATGCTGGCGCTGCGAGTCACGGCCGAGCATGAAACGCATGACGCGGCATCATCGAACGATCGTTTGATTCTGGCGCTGACCATTGCTGTGATTACTCTGCTATTTGGCGGACTGATCGCACAGGCCAATGCCTTGATTCAGTACCGCAGTCGCTGGCAGAAAGTGGATATGAATGAAGCCAGACTGCAAGCTTTGGTGAATATGGCAGCAGATGGAATTATCTGCATCGATAGTCGAGGATGCGTTACCGATTACAACCCTGCTGCTGAGGTCATATTCGGCTGGAGCCGAGATGAAGTATTGAGCCAGAACGTGAAAATGCTCATGCCCGCTGCGCTGTTCAACCAGCATGATCATTATCTGGAACAGCATGAAGCCGGCCAGCGAAACAACGCGCCACCTCTGAAAAACAAGATCTCAGAGGTGCTTGGCCAGCACAAGGACGGTACGCTGATTCCCATGCGCCTGGCCTTGAGCCAGGCCGAGGCACGAGGTCAGCGCATGTATGTAGGCCTTCTGACCGATCTCTCGGACCGCAAGCGAACCGAGAGGCAACTGCATATAGCTGCCACGGTATTCAATCATTCCTTCGAAGGCATGGTGGTCCTTGATGCGAACCGGAAAATTGTAGACATCAACCCGGCCTTTGCACGTATCAGTGGCTTGAACCGCCAAGGAGCGAAGAACAAGGAATTTTCCAGTCTTTTCATCCAAGACGATGACAACACGGCTGTCCAGTGGTCGCAGATCTGGACGGAAATTGGTAAGAAAGGGCACTGGCAAGGCCTGCGTGTCATGCACCATGACAGGAACCGCCATCAGATTTCCCTGACGGCAGTGCGCGATGAGCAGCATCGCCTGCACCATTACATCGCCGTCTGCTATCAAAGCATC
- a CDS encoding GntR family transcriptional regulator → MTSKTLTPLALYEQVAEQLRQRIFRRELEPGAWIDELKIAEEYGISRTPLREALKVLAAEGLVTMKLRRGAYVTEVSRKDISDVYRLLSLLEADAAAEVAGKATDEQLQRLQQTHEELKQNTADAERFFALNESFHMQILDIADNRWRNQLVADLRKVMKLNRHKSLFKQGRIEDSLAEHEAIMQALLQRDPKNAMSAVQQHFSNGLDAAI, encoded by the coding sequence ATGACAAGCAAAACACTTACTCCTCTTGCGCTATATGAGCAGGTCGCCGAGCAGTTGCGTCAACGCATCTTCCGGCGAGAGCTTGAGCCCGGAGCCTGGATCGACGAACTCAAGATTGCCGAGGAATACGGCATCAGCCGCACGCCCCTGCGCGAGGCACTGAAGGTACTGGCCGCCGAAGGTCTGGTAACCATGAAGCTGCGCCGGGGCGCCTACGTGACCGAGGTATCGCGCAAGGACATCTCGGACGTCTACCGATTGCTGAGTCTGCTGGAGGCAGATGCTGCGGCCGAGGTTGCCGGCAAGGCCACGGACGAGCAATTGCAACGTTTGCAGCAGACCCACGAAGAGTTGAAGCAGAACACGGCCGACGCCGAGCGTTTTTTTGCGCTCAACGAGAGCTTTCACATGCAGATTCTCGACATTGCCGATAACCGCTGGCGTAACCAGCTGGTAGCCGATTTGCGCAAGGTCATGAAGCTGAACCGTCACAAATCGCTGTTCAAACAAGGCCGTATTGAAGACTCCCTGGCAGAGCACGAGGCCATCATGCAGGCCCTACTGCAGCGCGATCCGAAAAATGCCATGAGCGCAGTGCAGCAGCATTTCTCAAATGGACTCGACGCTGCGATCTAA
- the scpA gene encoding methylmalonyl-CoA mutase — MSQENPAQDPQEFAPADLQAWNKAANKAAPGGDINNLNWVTPDGITVKPLYTAEDTEDLPFTNTLPGFAPYIRGPQATMYAGRPWTIRQYAGFSTAEESNAFYRKALAAGGQGVSVAFDLATHRGYDSDHPRVTGDVGKAGVAIDSVEDMKILFNEIPLDKVSVSMTMNGAVLPVLAGYVVAAEEQGVPQDQLAGTIQNDILKEFMVRNTYIYPPKPSMKIIGDIIEYTSQNMPKFNSISISGYHMQEAGANQALEMAFTLADGKEYVKTAIAKGMDVDAFAGRLSFFWAVGMNFYLEVAKMRAARLLWCRIMKGFHAKNPKSLMLRTHSQTSGWSLTEQDPYNNVVRTTIEAMAAVFGGTQSLHTNALDEAIALPTEFSARIARNTQLIIQEETHITNVIDPWAGSYMMEKLTQEMADKAWAIIEEVDAMGGMTAAVDSGWAKLKIEAAAAEKQARIDSGKEVIVGVNKYKLAKEDPVDILEVDNVKVRDSQIARLRNIKASRDTVKVEAALAAITAAAESGEGNLLDLSIKAVRLRATVGEVSDAMEKAFGRHRADTQKVTGVYAAAYDSAEGWDKLKEEINTASQTMGRRPRVMIAKLGQDGHDRGAKVVATAFADLGFDVDMGPLFQTPEECARQAIENDVHAVGVSTLAAGHKTLVPAIIEELKKQGADDIIVFVGGVIPAQDYDFLYNAGVKGVYGPGTPIPASAKDVLEQIKKANGL; from the coding sequence ATGAGCCAAGAGAATCCGGCACAGGACCCACAAGAATTTGCACCCGCTGATCTGCAAGCCTGGAACAAGGCCGCCAACAAGGCGGCCCCCGGTGGCGACATCAACAACCTGAACTGGGTCACGCCGGACGGCATCACCGTCAAGCCGCTGTATACGGCCGAAGACACTGAAGATCTGCCTTTCACCAACACGCTGCCTGGATTCGCCCCTTATATCCGCGGCCCCCAGGCCACAATGTATGCGGGCCGGCCCTGGACCATCCGCCAATACGCAGGTTTCTCCACCGCCGAAGAGTCCAACGCCTTCTATCGCAAGGCGCTGGCTGCCGGCGGTCAAGGCGTTTCCGTTGCTTTTGACCTGGCTACGCACCGTGGTTACGACTCCGACCATCCACGTGTGACGGGGGATGTAGGCAAGGCCGGTGTGGCAATTGATTCCGTCGAGGACATGAAGATTCTCTTCAACGAGATACCCTTGGACAAGGTGTCTGTTTCCATGACTATGAATGGTGCCGTGCTGCCTGTGCTGGCAGGCTATGTGGTGGCAGCCGAAGAGCAAGGTGTCCCGCAGGACCAACTTGCCGGAACGATTCAGAACGACATTCTGAAAGAGTTCATGGTGCGCAACACCTATATCTACCCGCCCAAGCCATCGATGAAGATCATTGGCGACATCATCGAGTACACGAGCCAGAACATGCCCAAGTTCAACTCAATCTCGATTTCGGGCTATCACATGCAGGAAGCCGGGGCCAACCAAGCGCTGGAAATGGCTTTCACGCTGGCTGACGGCAAGGAATATGTGAAGACCGCCATTGCCAAGGGCATGGACGTGGACGCTTTCGCAGGTCGCCTGTCCTTCTTCTGGGCGGTGGGCATGAATTTCTACCTGGAAGTGGCCAAGATGCGCGCCGCACGCCTGCTGTGGTGCCGCATCATGAAGGGTTTCCATGCCAAGAACCCCAAGAGTCTGATGCTGCGCACCCACAGCCAGACATCGGGCTGGTCGCTGACCGAGCAGGACCCCTACAACAACGTGGTGCGCACCACCATCGAAGCCATGGCAGCCGTGTTCGGCGGAACCCAGTCCTTGCACACCAATGCGCTGGACGAGGCCATTGCCCTGCCCACCGAATTCTCGGCCCGCATTGCCCGCAACACACAGCTGATCATTCAGGAAGAAACCCACATCACCAACGTGATCGACCCCTGGGCTGGCTCCTACATGATGGAAAAGCTGACCCAGGAGATGGCCGACAAGGCATGGGCCATCATCGAGGAAGTCGATGCCATGGGCGGCATGACCGCAGCGGTGGACAGCGGCTGGGCCAAGCTCAAGATTGAAGCCGCCGCCGCCGAGAAGCAGGCGCGTATCGATTCCGGCAAGGAAGTCATCGTCGGCGTCAACAAGTACAAGTTGGCCAAGGAAGACCCGGTCGACATCCTGGAAGTGGACAATGTCAAGGTGCGTGACAGCCAGATCGCACGGCTCAGGAATATCAAGGCCTCACGCGATACCGTCAAGGTGGAAGCCGCACTGGCCGCCATCACGGCTGCGGCGGAGTCCGGCGAGGGCAATCTGCTGGATCTGTCCATCAAGGCCGTGCGCCTGCGTGCCACGGTAGGTGAAGTTTCCGACGCGATGGAAAAGGCTTTTGGCCGCCATCGCGCCGATACCCAGAAGGTGACCGGTGTGTACGCTGCTGCTTATGACTCTGCCGAAGGCTGGGACAAGCTCAAGGAAGAAATCAACACCGCTTCGCAGACCATGGGCCGCCGTCCCCGCGTGATGATCGCCAAGCTCGGTCAGGACGGCCATGATCGTGGCGCCAAGGTGGTCGCAACCGCCTTTGCCGACCTGGGCTTTGACGTGGACATGGGGCCGCTGTTCCAGACCCCCGAAGAATGCGCGCGCCAGGCCATTGAGAACGACGTGCACGCCGTGGGCGTATCGACCTTGGCCGCCGGGCACAAGACTTTGGTGCCTGCCATCATTGAGGAGCTCAAAAAGCAGGGCGCGGACGACATCATTGTCTTCGTGGGCGGTGTGATTCCCGCCCAGGACTATGACTTCCTCTACAACGCGGGCGTCAAGGGCGTATACGGCCCCGGCACCCCCATTCCTGCCAGCGCCAAGGATGTGCTGGAGCAGATCAAGAAGGCCAACGGTCTCTGA
- the meaB gene encoding methylmalonyl Co-A mutase-associated GTPase MeaB, producing MTPEQMQDGILHGNPVVQRRAMAKAITLLESSRADHREQADDLLTALLQHTGKAFRLGISGVPGVGKSTFIEALGLFLIEKGLRVAVLAIDPSSTVSGGSILGDKTRMEHLSMRLEAYIRPSPSSGTLGGVAEKTREAMLVCEAAGYDVVIVETVGVGQSEIAVHGMTDMFCVLQLPNAGDDLQAIKKGVMELADLVVINKADIDPHAATRAQAQITSSLRLLGMHGNPDHANTGALWQPRVLQISALLGQGVEGFWAAVSSFRELQTANGRLALRREKQALAWMWERIDFGLKQAFRQHPQVKAMLPVLQDDVASGRIAASTAARNLLLAQMQ from the coding sequence GTGACACCTGAGCAAATGCAAGACGGCATCCTGCACGGCAACCCTGTCGTGCAGCGCCGGGCCATGGCCAAGGCAATTACCTTGCTTGAATCCTCCCGGGCCGACCACCGTGAACAGGCCGACGACCTGCTCACCGCTCTGCTGCAGCATACGGGCAAGGCGTTTCGCCTTGGCATCAGCGGTGTGCCGGGCGTTGGCAAATCCACCTTCATCGAAGCTCTGGGCCTGTTCCTGATAGAGAAGGGGCTGCGTGTGGCAGTGCTGGCGATCGATCCGTCCAGCACCGTCTCGGGCGGCTCCATCCTCGGCGACAAGACTCGCATGGAGCATCTGTCCATGCGGCTGGAGGCCTATATCCGCCCAAGCCCCAGCAGCGGCACGCTGGGCGGCGTGGCCGAAAAGACGCGCGAGGCCATGCTGGTCTGCGAAGCCGCCGGTTATGACGTGGTCATCGTCGAGACCGTGGGTGTGGGCCAGAGCGAGATCGCCGTGCACGGCATGACGGATATGTTCTGCGTGCTCCAACTGCCCAATGCAGGCGACGACCTGCAGGCCATCAAAAAGGGCGTGATGGAGCTGGCCGACCTGGTGGTCATCAACAAGGCCGACATCGACCCCCATGCCGCCACGCGTGCCCAGGCCCAGATCACATCGAGCCTACGCCTGCTGGGGATGCACGGCAACCCCGATCACGCCAACACCGGCGCGCTGTGGCAGCCGCGTGTGCTGCAAATCAGTGCCTTGCTGGGGCAGGGAGTGGAGGGTTTCTGGGCTGCAGTCAGCAGCTTCAGGGAGCTGCAGACCGCCAACGGCCGCTTGGCCCTGCGCCGCGAGAAGCAGGCCCTGGCCTGGATGTGGGAGCGCATCGACTTCGGTCTCAAGCAGGCGTTTCGCCAGCATCCGCAGGTCAAGGCCATGCTCCCCGTCCTTCAGGACGATGTGGCCTCGGGTCGCATCGCCGCCAGTACTGCAGCAAGAAATCTGCTTCTAGCCCAAATGCAGTAG
- a CDS encoding acyl-CoA carboxylase subunit beta, whose translation MQDDILKQLEAKRELARLGGGQKRIDAQHKKGKLTARERIELLLDDGTFEEWDMFVEHRCTDFGMENTKIPGDGVVTGYGMINGRLVFVFSQDFTVFGGALSETHAEKICKVMDQAMKVGAPVIGLNDSGGARIQEGVASLGGYADVFQKNVLASGVVPQISMIMGPSAGGAVYSPAMTDFIFMVKDSSYMFVTGPEVVKTVTHEEVTAEELGGAITHTTKSGVADMAFDNDVEALMMLRRLYNYLPLNNKEKAPVRETTDPVGRADMSLDTLVPENANKPYDMKELILKTVDDGDFFELQPEYAKNIIIGFARMAGQTVGVVANQPLVLAGCLDIKSSIKAARFVRFCDAFNIPVVTFVDVPGFMPGTSQEYGGIIKHGAKLLYAYAEATVPKITVITRKAYGGAYDVMASKHLRGDVNLAWPHAEIAVMGAKGAVEIIFREDKNDPVKLAAREAEYKERFANPFVAGARGFIDDVIQPHETRKRICRSLEMLKNKQLDNPWRKHGNIPL comes from the coding sequence ATGCAAGACGATATCCTGAAGCAGCTGGAAGCCAAGCGAGAACTCGCTCGGTTGGGTGGGGGACAAAAGCGCATTGATGCGCAGCACAAGAAAGGCAAGCTGACGGCGCGCGAGCGTATCGAGTTGCTGCTGGACGACGGCACTTTTGAAGAGTGGGACATGTTCGTGGAGCACCGCTGCACGGACTTCGGCATGGAGAACACCAAGATCCCCGGTGACGGTGTGGTCACCGGCTACGGCATGATCAACGGCCGTCTGGTCTTTGTGTTCAGCCAGGACTTCACGGTGTTCGGCGGCGCGCTGTCCGAAACCCATGCCGAGAAGATCTGCAAGGTGATGGACCAGGCCATGAAGGTCGGCGCTCCCGTCATCGGCCTCAACGATTCAGGTGGTGCGCGTATCCAGGAAGGCGTTGCCTCTCTAGGCGGTTATGCCGATGTGTTCCAGAAGAATGTACTGGCCTCGGGCGTGGTGCCCCAGATCTCCATGATCATGGGCCCCAGCGCCGGCGGCGCCGTGTACTCGCCGGCCATGACCGACTTCATCTTCATGGTCAAGGACAGCTCCTATATGTTCGTGACCGGCCCAGAAGTCGTGAAGACCGTGACCCACGAGGAAGTCACTGCCGAAGAGCTGGGCGGGGCCATCACCCACACTACCAAGAGCGGTGTGGCCGACATGGCTTTCGACAACGACGTGGAAGCACTGATGATGCTGCGTCGTCTCTACAACTACCTGCCCTTGAACAACAAGGAAAAGGCTCCCGTGCGTGAGACCACCGACCCTGTCGGTCGCGCCGATATGTCGCTGGATACGCTGGTGCCTGAAAACGCCAACAAGCCCTACGACATGAAGGAGTTGATTCTCAAGACCGTGGACGATGGCGATTTCTTCGAGCTGCAGCCCGAGTACGCCAAGAACATCATCATCGGTTTTGCCCGCATGGCCGGTCAGACCGTGGGCGTCGTGGCCAATCAGCCCCTGGTGCTGGCCGGCTGCCTGGACATCAAGTCCTCCATCAAAGCCGCGCGCTTCGTGCGCTTTTGCGATGCCTTCAACATCCCCGTGGTCACCTTCGTGGACGTACCTGGTTTCATGCCCGGCACTTCCCAAGAGTACGGCGGGATCATCAAGCACGGCGCCAAGCTGCTGTATGCGTATGCCGAAGCCACGGTGCCGAAGATCACCGTCATCACGCGTAAGGCCTATGGCGGTGCCTACGACGTGATGGCTTCCAAGCATTTACGCGGCGACGTAAACCTGGCCTGGCCGCATGCCGAAATCGCCGTGATGGGTGCCAAGGGCGCGGTGGAGATCATCTTCCGCGAAGACAAGAACGATCCGGTGAAGCTGGCTGCGCGTGAAGCGGAGTACAAGGAACGCTTTGCCAACCCCTTTGTGGCCGGCGCCCGTGGCTTTATCGACGATGTGATCCAGCCGCACGAAACGCGCAAGCGCATCTGCCGCTCGCTGGAAATGCTCAAGAACAAGCAGCTGGACAACCCCTGGCGCAAGCACGGGAACATCCCCCTGTAA
- a CDS encoding acetyl-CoA carboxylase biotin carboxylase subunit translates to MFTKILIANRGEIACRVIATARKMGIQTVAVYSDADKDARHVKLADEAVRLGPAPSRESYLLGEKIIEACKQTGAQAVHPGYGFLSENEGFARRCEEEGIAFIGPKSHSIAAMGDKIASKKLAGEAQVNTIPGYNDAIAGPEQAVEIAKGIGYPVMIKASAGGGGKGLRVAFNDKEAFEGFASCQNEARNSFGDDRIFIEKFVQEPRHIEIQILGDSHGNVVYLNERECSIQRRHQKVIEEAPSPFISDATRKAMGEQAVALAKAVKYQSAGTVEFVVGKEQDFYFLEMNTRLQVEHPVTECITGLDLVEQMIRVAAGEKLSFAQADVKREGWAIECRINAEDPFRNFLPSTGRLVRFAPPEQTMWQSDTEHLNGVRVDTGVYDGGEIPMYYDSMIAKLIVHGKDRNDAIAKAREALNGFAIRGISSNIPFQAALLAHPDFVSGKFNTGFIAQHYADGFHAEDVPHDDPDFLVALALFRNRRYRARASTITGQMQGHQVQVGEKYTAVVLGAEGKNQYVTGEVTDFDAQARVCKVVIGEKAYEFRSNADIRDLVVRGVCNGKAFTCQIERGNGKNPLALRVIHNGTQADVLVLSPKGAEMHKLMPYKAPPDLSKFLLSPMPGLLVDVAVQPGQKVQAGEKLAVIEAMKMENILFAAQDGVVSKISASKGDSLAVDDIILEFE, encoded by the coding sequence ATGTTTACCAAGATTCTGATTGCCAACCGCGGCGAGATCGCCTGCCGAGTCATCGCCACCGCCCGCAAGATGGGCATCCAGACCGTGGCGGTCTATTCCGACGCCGACAAGGACGCGCGCCATGTCAAGCTGGCCGACGAGGCTGTGCGTCTGGGCCCCGCACCCAGCCGTGAGTCCTATCTGCTGGGCGAGAAAATCATTGAAGCCTGCAAGCAGACCGGCGCACAGGCGGTGCACCCCGGCTACGGTTTTCTCTCGGAGAACGAGGGCTTTGCCAGGCGCTGCGAAGAAGAGGGCATTGCCTTCATCGGCCCCAAGTCGCATTCCATTGCGGCCATGGGCGACAAGATCGCGTCCAAAAAGCTGGCAGGCGAAGCCCAGGTCAACACCATCCCCGGCTACAACGACGCCATCGCCGGCCCCGAGCAGGCCGTGGAAATCGCCAAGGGCATTGGCTACCCGGTGATGATCAAGGCCTCGGCCGGTGGCGGCGGCAAGGGTCTGCGCGTGGCCTTCAACGACAAGGAGGCCTTTGAAGGTTTTGCCTCGTGCCAGAACGAAGCACGCAACAGCTTTGGCGACGACCGCATCTTCATCGAGAAATTCGTTCAGGAGCCCCGCCATATCGAAATCCAGATTCTGGGCGACAGCCACGGCAATGTGGTTTACCTGAACGAGCGTGAGTGTTCGATACAGCGCCGCCACCAGAAGGTGATCGAGGAAGCGCCTTCGCCCTTCATCAGCGACGCCACCCGTAAGGCCATGGGCGAGCAGGCCGTAGCCCTAGCCAAGGCCGTCAAGTACCAGAGCGCCGGCACCGTGGAGTTCGTGGTCGGCAAGGAGCAAGACTTCTACTTCCTGGAGATGAATACCCGCCTGCAGGTCGAGCACCCGGTGACCGAATGCATCACCGGACTTGATCTGGTCGAGCAGATGATTCGTGTGGCAGCCGGCGAAAAACTGTCCTTTGCGCAGGCCGATGTGAAGCGCGAGGGCTGGGCCATCGAGTGCCGTATCAACGCCGAAGACCCGTTCCGCAATTTCCTGCCTTCAACCGGCCGCCTGGTTCGCTTTGCGCCGCCTGAGCAGACCATGTGGCAGTCCGACACCGAGCATCTGAACGGCGTGCGCGTGGATACCGGCGTCTACGACGGCGGCGAGATCCCCATGTACTACGACTCGATGATTGCCAAGCTCATTGTGCACGGCAAGGATCGCAACGACGCCATCGCCAAGGCCCGCGAAGCGCTCAACGGCTTTGCCATCCGTGGCATCAGCTCCAATATCCCGTTCCAGGCTGCATTGCTGGCACACCCAGACTTTGTTTCGGGCAAGTTCAACACCGGCTTTATCGCCCAGCACTATGCCGACGGCTTCCATGCCGAGGACGTGCCCCACGATGATCCCGACTTCCTGGTGGCTCTGGCCCTGTTCCGCAATCGCCGCTATCGTGCGCGAGCATCGACCATTACCGGCCAGATGCAGGGCCACCAGGTGCAGGTGGGTGAGAAGTACACCGCCGTGGTTCTGGGGGCTGAAGGCAAGAACCAGTATGTGACCGGCGAAGTGACCGACTTCGATGCCCAGGCGCGCGTTTGCAAGGTGGTGATCGGCGAGAAAGCCTACGAGTTCCGCAGCAATGCCGATATTCGCGACCTGGTGGTGCGTGGCGTTTGCAACGGCAAGGCTTTCACCTGCCAGATCGAACGCGGCAACGGCAAGAACCCGCTGGCTCTGCGCGTCATCCACAACGGCACACAAGCCGATGTGCTGGTGCTCTCGCCCAAGGGCGCCGAGATGCACAAGCTCATGCCTTACAAGGCCCCGCCCGACCTGTCCAAGTTCCTGCTCTCGCCCATGCCCGGCCTGCTGGTCGACGTGGCAGTGCAACCCGGTCAGAAGGTACAGGCCGGGGAGAAGCTGGCTGTCATCGAAGCCATGAAGATGGAGAACATCCTATTCGCGGCCCAGGACGGTGTGGTCAGCAAGATTAGCGCCTCCAAGGGCGACTCGCTGGCGGTGGACGACATCATTCTGGAATTCGAGTGA
- a CDS encoding YdcF family protein yields the protein MTLKADTTISCPARLTRALLALLGTLLLVDALVLMGMGHFNVGVVLPAGLGAAALWLSWKWRAVQHWREARPLHARLWSLAWAGLALWLISLFWFWSRLSGLGLAPQQVPPVQSIVVLGSGTLDGHPRPVLAARLDQAAQLAKLQPQALIAVCGGVDWGEKESEAEVMARYLQLRHGIAAQRLVLEKFSTSTELNLKLSRPLLAERGVAVDAPMAMVSSDFHLMRAMDIAKRQDLPQVYPVAAPTPLATRFNAWLREYFAMASSWLLGEV from the coding sequence ATGACATTGAAAGCAGATACAACGATTTCCTGCCCTGCCAGATTGACGCGTGCCCTGCTGGCTCTGTTGGGGACACTGCTGCTTGTTGATGCTCTGGTACTGATGGGCATGGGGCATTTCAATGTCGGCGTGGTGTTGCCCGCTGGCTTGGGCGCTGCGGCCTTGTGGCTGAGCTGGAAGTGGCGGGCCGTGCAGCACTGGCGTGAAGCCAGGCCCCTGCATGCAAGGCTCTGGTCGCTGGCCTGGGCCGGCCTAGCGCTGTGGCTGATCAGCCTTTTCTGGTTCTGGAGCCGCCTGTCCGGCCTGGGCCTTGCGCCGCAGCAAGTGCCGCCCGTGCAATCCATCGTGGTGCTGGGCAGCGGCACGCTCGATGGTCACCCCAGGCCGGTTCTGGCTGCGCGACTGGATCAGGCGGCGCAACTGGCCAAGCTGCAGCCCCAGGCCTTGATCGCCGTTTGCGGCGGTGTGGATTGGGGTGAAAAAGAGTCAGAGGCCGAGGTCATGGCTCGCTATCTGCAGCTGCGTCACGGCATCGCGGCGCAGCGGCTGGTACTGGAAAAGTTCAGCACCAGCACCGAGCTGAATCTCAAGCTCAGTCGGCCCTTGCTGGCCGAGCGCGGCGTGGCTGTGGATGCACCTATGGCCATGGTCAGCAGCGACTTTCATCTGATGCGCGCCATGGACATTGCGAAGCGGCAGGATCTGCCTCAGGTCTATCCGGTGGCGGCTCCGACCCCTCTGGCCACGCGTTTCAATGCCTGGCTGCGCGAATACTTTGCCATGGCCAGCAGCTGGTTGCTGGGCGAGGTCTGA
- a CDS encoding VOC family protein — MSNRPFKVLGIQQVAIGGIDKQRMKKLWVDMLGLEQTGTFQSERENVDEDILAMGRGAMKVEVDIMQPMDIEKKPAVHATPLNHIGLWIDDLPKAVEWLTANGVRFAPGGIRKGAAGYDITFLHPKSNDEFPIAGEGVLIELVQAPADVIAALG; from the coding sequence ATGAGCAATCGTCCTTTCAAGGTTCTGGGGATTCAGCAAGTCGCCATCGGTGGCATCGACAAACAGCGCATGAAAAAGCTGTGGGTGGACATGCTGGGTCTGGAGCAGACCGGCACCTTCCAGAGCGAGCGCGAAAACGTGGATGAGGACATCCTGGCCATGGGCCGGGGCGCGATGAAGGTGGAAGTGGACATCATGCAACCCATGGACATCGAGAAAAAGCCCGCCGTGCACGCCACGCCGCTGAACCACATCGGTCTGTGGATCGACGACCTGCCCAAGGCCGTGGAATGGCTGACGGCCAATGGCGTGCGATTTGCTCCCGGCGGTATACGCAAGGGAGCGGCAGGCTATGACATCACTTTTCTGCACCCCAAGAGCAATGACGAGTTTCCGATTGCCGGCGAGGGCGTGCTGATCGAGCTGGTGCAGGCTCCGGCCGACGTGATTGCGGCGCTGGGTTGA